A genomic stretch from Musa acuminata AAA Group cultivar baxijiao unplaced genomic scaffold, Cavendish_Baxijiao_AAA HiC_scaffold_1138, whole genome shotgun sequence includes:
- the LOC135671152 gene encoding receptor-like protein EIX2, whose protein sequence is MGFPLRFLSSLLLCLLALLLHRATVTSGCFSMEREALLDFKAGIHDTHNRLSSWVGQDCCAWAGVICRATTGHVVKLDLRNTNTTDDWALRGEGMMNSSLLALSHLRHLDLSFNDFSGIRIPEFIGSFKKLRYLNLSSTYFMGGIPARLGNLSSLYVLDLSDALDFTSLDNLDWLSHLTSLKYLNLSGLNLTDVPDWFSSVNMLPSLQVLNMSYVGLDTIPASVVHVNFTSSLTVLDLSTNNFDSTLPKWLWNITSLTHLYLLATGFRGVIPDVIGDLGRLNELHMPGNQLTGNLSGLLEQMTNLIILDLRSNLFNGSVPSSSIGKMSNITELYLGGNSLEGVISQVHFENLTRLQVLDLSGNSITISIGQSWVPPFQLRLVNLTNCQLGPQFPEWLQFQTQIKELYLADCKIAGTMPAWFWNISSSTITYLDLSNNQIGGKLPSSFKFTKLETLYLDSNRFEGSLPTMLPSTLDILSLFNNSFKGQLPIWPHVRLVIISDNMLDGGLSSSICQWTHLEYLDLANNKLLGEIPYCLGESLQNLQFLNLANNHFSGEIPHTIGFLRKLLLLQLQNNSFSGEVPLSLKKCTNLWYLDLAQNNLVGNITLWMGENLQPVVLRLRSNMFSGVIPWQLVRFEPLQILDLANNNFSGSIPHNIGNLSTIRPTLRSHKYYDCELDIFTKGRVLQYLTCNVNLMKSLDLSNNSLTGEIPKGIGDLAELNNLNLSRNHLQGKIPREIGGMKSLESLDLSINDLSGSIPESLSALYFLSYLNLSYNNLSGLIPSGHQLQTLDDPSIYMGNADLCGPPTFKSCSNNKTTDIQEYEKEISDWLWFYISMVLGFVMGFWIFCGILFLKDAWRHAYFHFIDDVYDWVWVQWKLILPRLLRRES, encoded by the coding sequence ATGGGTTTCCCTTTACGCTTCTTATCATCACTGTTGTTGTGCCTCTtggccctcctcctccaccgggcCACGGTGACAAGTGGGTGTTTCAGCATGGAGAGGGAGGCACTGTTGGACTTCAAAGCCGGCATCCACGACACCCATAATCGGCTATCTTCTTGGGTAGGCCAAGACTGCTGCGCATGGGCGGGGGTCATCTGTCGCGCCACCACTGGCCACGTCGTCAAGCTGGACCTCCGGAACACGAATACTACAGATGATTGGGCATTACGCGGTGAGGGGATGATGAACTCGTCATTACTTGCTTTATCTCATCTGAGGCACTTGGATCTTAGCTTCAATGATTTCAGCGGAATCCGTATACCGGAATTCATCGGCTCCTTCAAGAAACTGAGATACCTCAATCTATCTTCTACATATTTCATGGGAGGAATACCTGCTCGGCTGGGGAACCTTTCGAGCCTCTACGTTCTTGATCTAAGCGATGCTTTAGATTTTACATCCCTAGACAACCTCGACTGGCTCTCCCATCTCACGTCCTTGAAGTACCTGAACTTGAGCGGGTTAAACCTAACTGATGTCCCGGATTGGTTCTCATCGGTGAACATGCTGCCGTCCCTCCAGGTGTTAAACATGTCTTACGTTGGTCTCGATACCATCCCTGCTTCTGTTGTCCATGTCAACTTCACCTCCTCTCTTACCGTCCTTGATCTCTCCACTAATAATTTCGACTCCACCTTACCCAAATGGTTGTGGAATATTACTAGTCTTACCCATCTTTATCTTCTTGCTACCGGGTTCCGTGGTGTTATTCCTGATGTAATTGGAGACTTAGGCAGACTGAACGAATTACATATGCCAGGCAACCAATTGACAGGAAATTTGAGCGGTCTGCTAGAGCAAATGACGAATCTCATCATTTTGGATCTCCGATCTAATTTATTCAACGGTTCCGTGCCTTCCTCCTCCATCGGTAAGATGTCTAATATCACTGAATTGTATCTCGGTGGAAATTCTCTTGAAGGTGTTATTTCACAAGTTCATTTTGAGAATCTTACAAGATTACAAGTATTAGACTTGTCTGGCAACTCCATCACCATATCAATTGGGCAGAGTTGGGTCCCCCCTTTCCAACTCAGATTAGTAAATTTAACCAATTGTCAGTTGGGACCTCAATTTCCAGAATggttgcagtttcaaacacagatCAAAGAATTATATTTGGCAGACTGTAAAATTGCAGGGACAATGCCGGCTTGGTTttggaatatttcatcttctaccatCACATATTTAGACCTTTCCAACAACCAAATAGGAGGCAAGCTGCCATCTTCTTTCAAGTTCACCAAGTTGGAAACATTATATTTGGACTCCAACAGATTTGAAGGCTCATTACCAACGATGCTACCGTCCACACTGGATATTCTATCTctcttcaataattcttttaaAGGACAATTGCCGATATGGCCCCATGTTAGATTGGTGATAATCTCAGATAACATGCTTGACGGTGGCTTATCTTCGTCAATCTGCCAATGGACACATCTCGAATACCTTGACCTTGCGAACAACAAATTACTTGGTGAGATCCCTTATTGTCTAGGGGAGTCATTACAAAATCTTCAATTCTTGAATTTGGCCAACAATCACTTCTCGGGTGAAATTCCACACACGATCGGTTTTTTAAGAAAGCTTTTGCTATTGCAACTGCAAAATAACAGTTTTTCGGGTGAGGTTCCTTTGTCATTGAAAAAGTGCACAAATTTATGGTATCTTGATCTGGCTCAAAATAATCTTGTCGGAAATATAACGCTATGGATGGGAGAAAATCTACAACCGGTAGTGCTTCGTTTACGTTCAAATATGTTTTCAGGAGTTATTCCTTGGCAACTTGTTCGATTTGAACCGCTTCAAATATTGGATCTTGCGAATAACAACTTCTCTGGTTCAATACCTCACAACATTGGTAATTTAAGTACCATAAGACCGACATTACGTTCTCATAAATATTATGATTGTGAATTAGATATCTTTACGAAAGGACGAGTTCTTCAATATTTAACATGCAACGTAAACCTTATGAAAAGTTTGGATCTTTCAAATAATAGTCTAACCGGAGAGATACCAAAAGGAATTGGAGACCTTGCAGAACTCAATAACTTAAATTTATCAAGAAATCATTTACAAGGAAAAATCCCTCGGGAGATAGGAGGAATGAAATCATTAGAATCACTTGATCTATCGATAAATGATCTTTCTGGTAGTATTCCTGAGAGCTTATCGGCTTTATATTTCTTGAGctatttgaatttatcatataataatctTTCGGGACTGATACCATCTGGTCATCAACTTCAAACACTCGATGATCCATCCATTTACATGGgcaatgctgacttatgtggaccaccAACTTTCAAAAGTTGTTCTAATAATAAAACAACTGATATACAAGAGTACGAGAAGGAGATTTCCGATTGGCTATGGTTCTATATTAGCATGGTACTAGGATTTGTGATGGGATTTTGGATATTTTGTGGTATTCTTTTCCTCAAAGACGCATGGAGGCATGCTTATTTCCATTTCATTGATGATGTGTATGATTGGGTTTGGGTGCAATGGAAATTAATTCTTCCACGATTGTTGAGACGTGAATCCTAA